A stretch of the Arachis stenosperma cultivar V10309 chromosome 6, arast.V10309.gnm1.PFL2, whole genome shotgun sequence genome encodes the following:
- the LOC130934272 gene encoding uncharacterized protein LOC130934272, with the protein MTSQHLTGMQTAPGSNQEASFEEEAYDPDQLTMEEVNYMGEAYGNTYNPSWNMETSKQSLSDLATLVSSLTKTTHSFINETRSSIRNLEVQVGQLSKRIPEIPPNNLSNNTEVNPREEFKAITMEVEAELEENGKALNASEEAFIGRSTPNQAAILVLNVSEEPLTGSSMPTSPGKLLVGTKPLEEEPLPLTKELHALVQQELLQKLLDPGHFLIPCTIGPMTFKKALCNLGSSINLMPLSVIEKLGILKVQAAHVSLEMADKTMKKPYGLVEDVLVKVENHYISVNFIVLDIGKDEDDYVILGRPFLATTNAIIDVAKGELTLKLGKDHILFKMPHPTSPLKRR; encoded by the exons atgaccTCTCAACATCTTACTGGGATGCAAACTGCACCTGGTAGTAATCAAGAAGCttcttttgaagaagaagcctatgatcctgatcAACTcaccatggaagaggtgaattacatgggagaagcctatggaaacacttaCAACCCTTCAT GGAATATGGAGACCTCTAAGCAGAGCCTTTCTGACTTAGCCACTCTAGTCTCCAGCCTCACTAAGACCACTCAcagtttcattaatgaaacaaggtcctccattagaaatttggaggtacAGGTTGGTCAACTGAGCAAGAGGATCCCTGAGATCCCTCCCAACAATCTTTCCAATAATACTGAGGTTAATCCTAGAGAAGAGTTCAAGGCCATAACCATGGAGGTTGAGGCCGAATTGGAGGAGAATGGGaaggcgttgaacgctagtgaAGAAGCCTTcattgggcgttcaacgcccaaccAAGCAGCCATTCTGGTGCTGAACGTCAGTGAGGAACCCCTCACTGGGTCTTCAATGCCCACCAGCCCAGGGAAGCTG ctagtTGGTACAAAGCctctggaggaagaacctctACCACTTACCAAAGAACTCCATGCTTTGGTTCAGCAAGAGCTACTTCAGAAGCTTCTAGATCCTGGACACTTTCTgattccttgcaccataggccCTATGACCTTTAAAAAGGCTCTGTGTAACCTAGGTTCAAGCattaacctcatgccactctctgtaatagagaagctaggcATACTTAAGGTACAAGCTGCACACGTCTctttagagatggcagacaagacAATGAAGAAGCCCTATGGCttagtagaggatgtcttggttAAAGTTGAAAACCACTACATTTCTGTAAACTTCATAGTCTTAGACATAGGAAAGGATGAGGATGACTAtgtcatccttggaagacctttcctagccacaactAATGCTATCATTGATGTGGCTAAAGGAGAACTAACCCTAAAGTTAGGGAAGGATCACATCCTATTCAAGATGCCTCATCCAACCTCTCCTCTAAAAAGGAGATAA